The Sorghum bicolor cultivar BTx623 chromosome 6, Sorghum_bicolor_NCBIv3, whole genome shotgun sequence genome contains the following window.
TATGTAATTATTAGATACACCCATATTGCAGACAAATGTTCATGATCCTGAAGTTTCTGGACAAATGTTTTGCATCTCCTTGTAATACACAGTTTTTTGCAGACATTGAGTCGAAATTGAGACAGATAGAGGAAGATCCTGAAGGTGCAGGTACTGCTCACTTGTATTCAGTGACACAAAAAATTAGTGGTGTGGCAAATCGTGCATTTGAGCCTCTATTTGAGAGGCAGGTATACAAACTGAGCTTTCTCTAGAACTATCGCTATTTCTTCAACATTCCTTCTTGAGTGCACTAAATTCTTAACTTCTGGTACAGGCCCAAGCTGAAAAGATCAGATCTGTTCAGGGAATGCTTCAAAGATTCCGGACACTCTTTAACCTACCAAGTGCAATCCGTGGGAACATTAGGAAAGGAGAATATGATCTTGCTGTCAGAGAGTACCAAAAAGCAAAGTCAATTGTTCTTCCTTCCCATGTATGGCAGCTTTCTATTTTGTTTATATTCATATTTTATCCAAATGAATGACCGTATGGTATGGTGTATCGTGCAGCTGGCAAGATATTGTGCATGCATTGTCCAGCTCATGCACTCAATGAAATTAGTGTGTTCCAGATTTGTGTTAAATTCTATATTGACCATTTTGTACACAATGATATGTATCTCGTCAAATAATTGTCTCCACCCTCAAATGTAAGTAACTGATAATCGCTGGGCATGGCTGATCCATGCAAAGCTCTTGGAAATGCTAGGTTTAATGATCTATTAACTCATGAATACTTAATCCTCTGAACTGTCTTATTTTTGTCTGGACCACTTGACCGTGCTATCTTTTTGCTGTAGAAAATTATGTCTGATTCCATGCTGAAGTATAGCATGTGCAAATTTCTCCACTGTGTTTTGTGGCCCCATCGCTCGTTGTTAGGCACTATATTGACACAACAATAGATCTAGCATTCAGTATGTTTATTATATGTtgttatgttgaacaacctgcAGGTGGGGATACTAAAACGTGTACTTGAAGAGGTCGAAAAGGTGATGCAAGAATTCAGGGGCATGCTTTATAAGTCGATGGAGGATCCTCATCTTGACCTTGCTGAGGTTAGCGGAACATGGCTATAGTATCTGTCTTTAGAGACATTTAGATATTACCTACTTTTGTTGACAGCGAAAAATGGTTTAGCCTGCAAGTTTAGGTTTATGTAGCATTGAACATAACCAAATAGAAAAAGCACAATAGAGGACAGTTAGCATATGATTATAGGGCACTGCTTGTTTAAAATGGACTAGTTGATTTCCTAGTGCTTAACTCTATTTTAAGAATGAAGTTATCTGATGTCTTTGTTCTGTTTTCTAACTGATTTTGTTCTTTACCATTCAGCTTGAGAACATTGTTCGTCTACTGTTGGAGTTGGAACCTGAAACAGATCCAGTGTGGCATTATCTAAATATTCAGGTTGAATTTATATCTAAATACTTGTGCTGTAATCTAACTTAGCTTTTCAATTCTGTGACTTCAACTGTTTGTATTATCTTTTTACTTATATCACAATATCTCCTATCAGAATAGCAGGATTCATGGATTGTTTGAAAAGTGTACTCAAGATCATGAATCGAGAATGgaagttttgcaaaataaaattcatgaaaAAGTGCTCTCTGATTCAAAGTGGAGGCAGCTGCAACAAGATTCAAATAAATCTGTGAGCATATTAGTTTCTGTAGTTCAGCATATCATATTTACATGCTATTTTGTCTTCCCTATGTTAATGAAGACCTTTTTGTTTAGCTGGAAGTTGATTCTGCCATTGGTGATTCTCCTCGAGCTGATCAGTTGTCAACAAACTTTATGGCTGAGGAAGCTGACAGTTTAAGGGCCACCTACATTCGTAGGCTAACTTCTGTACTTATCCAGCATGTTCCAGCTTTCTGGAGATTAGCTTTAtctgttttcagtggaaaatttGCCAAGGTAAGAACCTTATCAGTTGCATTAcaatttacaagaaaaatgtaaATAGTTGACAGTGCAACTGTATGGCTTGTGACACTAATATGTTTTCTCACAAAGCATGTAGCTCCGCTGAACCACAGAAACCTAGAAACTCTTCCACCCTTATGGTTGTGCAATAGTAAACTGAAATTAAAGGGTATTTCTGATAATACCGGTCTGAATAATGATGTGTACTTTACTCATCATGAAGAGGATGAGAATGATCCTTCTTATTTTTGTTTTGAAAAGAGAGATTTACATGTATTTGctaattatatatattatttattttcagGCAGCTTCTGGTAATGTAGTTTCTGATTCTGACATGAATGCAAAGCCGGCTGCAAATAAGAACGATGACAAAAGTGGAGAAGTAAagtacacaaaccacactctcGATGAAGTTGCTAGTATGGTTCGGGCTACTATATCGGCTTTTGACACTAAGGTGCAATTAGTGCGTTGTTTGGAATTTTAACATCAAACGTGATTGTTAGCAGTAAACATTTGATTGTATTAGTAATTAAACATGCTTTAACAACAACAGGTTCAGAGCACCTTCCGTGATTTTGAGGAATGCAACATTCTTTGTCCATACATGAGTGACACTATAAAAGAAATCGCTAAGGCCTGTCAGACTCTTGAAGGGAAGGATTCGTCTCCAACTGCCGGTATGGCCTCTTAATTAGAGTTTTTCCCAAATCTGCAAAATTCGTCTTGTATCCTGAATGTGTTAACAATTATGCCAGTAAAAATGTTGCGCACCCTTCATTTTGAAATGACAAAGCTTTACATTCTACGGCTTTGTTCATGGATGCGGGCAACAACTAAGAAGATATCAAAAGATGAGACTTGGGTTACTTTATCCACCCTTGAGAGAAACAAGTCTCCGTATGCAATTTCATGCATGCCTCTGGAGTTCCGTGACATAACAATTTCAGCAATGGACCGGATTGATACGTAAGACTGCTTTATTTCTATGTAGTATTGCATCTTTTTGCAGTTTCTTATGCTGCATTATTTCCAAAGCCTTGTGAAAGTTGTTTTGTTGCATTGTTACTTCGCAATTGGCCATGTTTTTTAATACCTaccccctccattccaaattataggacgttttttggcttttctagattcaTTGTTTTCACtctgcacttagatatacaccatgtctagatacatagtaagagcaatgtatctaaaaaaccaacacgtcttataatttgggacggagggagtatttgctAATAGATAATTATTTCTTTTGTTGCACTTAAGCAGTATTCTTTCCTTTTTGGCAGTAAGTATATTTGTTACAGTGTCAGGATTCAGGAAGGAATTTATCATACTGTGTTGTATAATTTTCTTGCTACAGCAGTATAGCTTTAATTATTGTAGCGATCAAGCATAAGCTTTTGCCATTAATAACCTTTAGATTTCTGGATATCCTGTTGTACCTATGAATGAATCCTTTCATCTGAGTTTCAATTTTTGTGTCTGTCTTGTCACTTGCTCTGCAAAATCTGAAATTTATCTTGAGCACAACCTTCTAAAGTGATGACACATCAgtcttcaaaatttgggaacagCAAGTACTTTCCTGCCTTCTTTTTTGGTAGTGGTGAACAGGTCCCTAATCTGTGTTTGTTTATTTCAGTATGATTCTTAATCTGATGAGCGAGACTGCGAAGTCATATGACATTTCTCAACCACTTCAGGAAATTAATGAGTCTGTCAGACTTGCATTTTTGAATTCCTTTCTGGATTTTGCTGGTATGAATTTCTCTAAGAAGTAGCTAGAGGAATCTTTTTAGCATAATTctctgaaaatctttgtaattgCCTCAGGTTATCTGGAGAGGTTTGTAGGCGAACTAACTGAGAACAGACCAAATAAAGAAAACAATTATGTCCAAAATGGATACATAAATGGTACTAGAGAAACACCTGCTAACACAGATGGAGATTTGCACAAGAAGCTGCTGGTTGTCTTGAGTAACATTGGATATTGTAAAGCTGAGCTTTCAGAAGAACTGTACACCAAATATAGACACATTTGGTCTCCAGTCAGGTACCTGATAGCATTCATGAAGTCTTCGCCCCTTCCTTACCTGTGTGGGAAAGCATGTACTCATTAGAGAAGCTGTTCTCAAGGTATCTAATCTTTTCAATGAAAATTTTGTCACAGGAATAATGATGAGCGAAGTTCTGACATGCGAGATCTGATGACTTCTTTCTCTGCACTTGAAGAGAAAGTCCTTGACCAATATACTTTTGCAAAGGTATGATACACAATTCATGACATAGtgttcattaatcaccgaaTGCATGATTTAGCAAAATTGATTACATCATGTATATTATAACCCCAGTATCTTGCTTTCACATAGGTGAGGATCTGATACAGATTTAGTGTTCTCCATTCAGTCATTCCTCAAATAGTACAATAATTCTGAAAAACTTACTAAAGCACACAAAATAACTTAATGAACTGGGAGAACTAACAAACTTTGTTTCAGTGTAGCttcataattgcacagtttgcctgtaaatcacgagatgaatcttttgagcctagttagtccataattggacaataattaccaaataaaaacgaaagtgctacagtacccaaaaccaaaaatttttgggaactaaacaagccataATTACTTTACTTTTTGTAAGAGCACAGCAATTTTGTTGGGAGTTCCAGTTATTGTGATAAATACTGGAGCTATTTTGTTTGCTTTGATATATTGTTATTATACCATATTGTTttgtgccttggacaactgcaAATAGCCGTTTGGAATAGTTGTCACAAGTCCATAGCACTTAATGAAGCACTAGGAAGTTCCACTGATCTTGTGAATGCTAGGGACAACTCTAAATCTGAAGTTTTATGAAATTTCATAGGCCCTACTTGATGCTGGGGAAATGTTTTCATGAATGTCAATATTTTTAACTTTTTTGGACATTATGGTGTTTACCTTTGCTTTACTCATCCTGATATTTTGTTGTTTGATTAGTCAAACTTGATCAGAAGTGCTGCACAAAGTTATCTTTTGGATTCTGGGATTTATTGGGGAGCAGCACCAATGGTAAAGGTATGCAGTATAAATTTAAAACATGAAATCCATTTATGTTGTGGCACTGTATGTGTTCCAAAAAAATTGAAACAATGAAAGGTAAGATGGATCTTGAATCTCCATGAGATTTAGTTCAGACTTTGTAGCATCTTGGTATTTACTGCAAGGGCAGTTACATCCAGAATATGTTGTGGATTACAACTGTCAACCGTGACTGGCGTTTGggtacattttttttttttggaaatagaTTGGCATCCTTGTGTTTGTTATACCAATGCCTCTTGTTGTCTTGTGAAACTACAATCTCATCAATGTTATTGCTTTCTCTTTGCAGGGCATTCGAGATGCAACTCTTGACTTACTGCACATCCTTGTAGCCGTACATGCAGAGGTTTCCATTAATTTATTTTCTTATTTTGAATATTTATTAAACCTTGTCATGACATCATTGTCTTTCCTAAAATGCTTGAAATTGGCATAAGAACAAACACTTTTACTGGAATTTTGGTGTGATCTTGGGCCACAGGTTCTATGCCAATACTGTTGTATTCATATCAAAGTTATTAAATCGGCTAATCGCCCTGGTACCAGTAAGGACGATTAATCAACAATAAGGATGATTAATCAACCTCTTATCGGTCTGGTCGTCCACATAATCGTCCTGTATATAGGACTATATACCATATATGTATGGTATATATACCATATACTATATACTTATATAGTAGACATCGGGCACCAAGACTATATTTCTGGTTAGTTGGTTACTTACCTGTGAGATTTGACTCCATCAAGACTGGGAGTGAGGAGTGAGGACTCAGGAGGTGAGAGAAAGAGTGGGGGAGAGGTATATAAGAGAAACCCTAATGGGCCTGGTCCAAACGAATATAGCCCAGTAAGCTGAAGCAGCCCATCTGCCTATTTGGTGCTGATTGGTCAAGATGCCTAATTGGACGATTTATCGCGAGTAATCGACGACGATCAGGTTTCTGATCGCTCTAATCGAATCGGAGGGCCTAATCGAGTTCTAGGTACCTATAAGGACGATTAATCGGATGATCAGATAACATTGATTCATATTTACCTCAGCAAAAAGCCCCAATGCTAAGTTAAGTAGCagaaatttagtatttttgtggcAACAACTAGCAGTCTAGCACAAGTCAGTATGGCACCTAGTACTGGGTACAGTATTTGTCCATCTGGTTGGTGACAAACAAATTTTACTCTTAGGATGGTTGTCTGGAAAGATCTGTTATTTATGTGCTTTTCACCTTCTAATATATGAAATATTGTGcataataagaaaaaaaaatactagcATTCTTTCAAGGTTTGTTTGAGTTATTCATTACTTAGATAAAGAAATGCTAATGCAAGTCCCAGCCTCCTATGCTGCTCATTTTGGGAATGGCCATTCTTTTACTGCATGTATTTCGTTTCTGACTGTTACATATATCTTATTATGTCACCAGCATTGTCTGTCTTACAAGTACAATTTGACTATGTATCCTCATCTATATTTGAAAAGAGTAGATGCGATTCTCACCTTTTACATTCAGGTATACTCTGGTGCTCGGCCTTTGTTGGAGAAGACAATGAAAATTTTGGTTGAGGGTTTGGTCGACATATTTCTTAGTGTTTTTCATGAGAATAAGACCAAAGATATTAGATTGTTGGATGCGAATGGTTTTTGTCAACTCATGCTTGAGGTAAATGTTTGTTATTTTTATTTGCCACTAGATTCTTCTCAAGTCATAGCTATGCTAAGGGCTAATGGCTCAAGCGCTCTGCTTGATTTACTTCCTTTTGTGTTATATGCAGCTTGAGTATTTTGAGACTGTACTACAAACATACTTCTCACCCGAGGCACAACAGGCAATGAAATCCTTACAAGAGAATTTGTTGGAGAAGGCCTGTGAAAGTGTTGCAGAAGCCATGGAAAATCCTGGACACCAACGTCGACCAACCCGTGGCAGTGAAGATACAGCATCAGATGGACAACCATCGGTATCACCTGATGATTTGCTTGTAAGTGCACAGAAATAATCTACTTATGGATTTTCAAATTGATGATAGATGAAAAACACATCTGTCACTGCAGTGTGACATCAATTTTGTGAAGCAGAGTTTCTGCTGTCTTCTGAAAGTTTCAGTTTCTGTTGCTATTTTTCACAACCGAAACAAATACAATTTTCTTTCCAGGTGCTTGCTCAACAGTACAGTAGTGATCTACTACAAGGGGAGTTGGAGAGGACTCGATTGAACATAGCCTGCTTCATGGAGTCAACCCTTcaatcaacaggcgcgccagcAGGCTCAAAGCCCGGTGCATATTCTTCTTACCAAGCACAAGTACCACAGCACGCCCCTGTTCAAACGTCCTCGCCTAGTTTTAGAAGGCAGCAGACTGGTACAAGTTCTCCTGTAGTCTCCAGGCGGCGCCGGTGAGCTTAGTGCATCTCTCGATCATTGGTGTAGCCTCTTCCCTGGAATTTCCTTCTTTTCCCCCCTCATGtgggtttttgttttttgaTTTCTTGTAATTATCATCCTGTTGTCATGTGTTATGAATTTTGATTGATCCATTCTTTTGGTGTTGTAAGATAGATAAAAGGGGGGTACAGGTGCTGCTGCACGGGACCATCTAATTGTATAATATCCACGAGTCAAATATTATTGCCTTGCTGCCTGAAGATATCGCCGTAGCCTGCCTTAATTTTATCTGGAGTCGTTGGTCTGCGCCAGCCTCCAGCGGTCGTCACCGCTTGTTTGTATATTCATTCACTCACTTGGACAGTTTGTGTATCCCGACATCTGTTAACATTGTATGAGGTGGTCCGTGGTTATTGATTGATATCCAAGTCTGCATGCTTCGTGGATGTAATTATCGTGCTACTGCAGAGGTTCATGCTGTATCGTTATAGGCATATAGTTGAAGATGGGTACTAAAGCTATTGTTTTTTGAACTACCCAGCTGTATTATCAAATCAAAGCTTAAAGGAAGATCCGAAATATTGGCTGGAGTAAGCTACCGACTCGCTTTCATCCGCGAATTTGAATCCGCAGCGGCTGAATCATGTTTGAGATTCAATTAGCATCGGGATATGTTATTAACTAACTGCACGTGGGCGTGTTGTCTGTCTCAAGTAGCAGCCCATGCTACGTGCACTGCCTCGCCCTTAGTTTATTCCTCTCCGTCTCTGTGGTGTGCGTGTTCCACAGGTGCACCTGTACTTGAATTGGTCGCTCGCACATGGCCCCCGCGATCGCAGGCTCAAGATCCGAGCTACTCGTTACTCGTTAGCTAGCGAGTCACCGAGTAGCCGATTgatgtcttgctgtggaggatGGAGAACAAGTAGTAGTCAAGAAGAGCAGTCCAAGTGCAACAATGCAAGCGTGTGATAGGCGAGGCAAATGCTACCGCGGcactcagctgctgctgctgctcgtgcCCCGCCACAACGTTATCCTCGTAGATGTGGCCAGAGCTTTTGCAGCCAAGAGCAGGTCCGGCCACCTCCCACCCCACGTATTAACAAACAAAACGAGGCTCCCGAAGCAGAAGCAGCATGGAGCTGAGGCCGCCCTGCGACCGCCGTGAGCACGCTCTCTAGCCAGCCgggccggccatggcggccaCCGTTCTCTTCCCACCGGCTGCGCAGTGCCGCCACCGCGCTACCGCGACGACGAGCGGGCGGGGCGGCGGCGCCCTTCCCTCGCATTGCGCACTACTACTGCTCCCCCCTCggcaccggcgccggcgccggggatCGGTGAGGGCCGTGCCGCCTGAGCAGAGCAGCTtgccagcggcggcggctgtgTACGGGAGTGCTGGCGACGTCAAGGCGGCGCTGTACGGAGCGCTGGAAGGCGCCAACCGAGGGATATTCGGGATGACGTCCGCCAAGCGCTCGGAGATCCATGCCCTGGTGGAGCTGCTCGAGTCCAGCAACCCCACGCCGGAGCCCACCGCCAAGCTCCAGGACAAGGTAGTTTACCATCATTATTAGCTATACTAGATGCAAACAGAACACTAGTTAGTGAACGACCAAAGCTGATAGAAATTTGACAGCCTTGAAATGTGGATTATTGCATCTTTTCGTTCTTAATAACTGTACCTACCGTACGTTTTAGGCACCTGATATAGGTAGAGTACATGCCAAGCTGCTTTTACTGCTTGCTTAGGAAAGTACTGACATGTAcagttgggggggggggggggggtgttctGATTGGGTGGTGGAAGGTGGATGGATGCTGGAAGCTCATCTACAGCACGATCTCAATACTGGGGAAGAAGAGAACCAAGCTAGGACTGCGAGATTTCATCAGCCTAGGGGACTTCCTCCAGATAATTGACGTCAAAGAGGTCAGTAAATTAAGGCTACCCTGCTGTAAACCATTTTTTTTTCCTCATGTCAATGTTTGTGTCTtctgtgagttctgaatttttgATACCCGCTTAGCTAGTCACCGCGCTACCAGACACCGctgtactgtactgtactgtactgtactgtaTGCATTGCATCCATGAGCAGACGAAGCCACCTGTACAATTTTGTTGCAAACATTGCCTCTCCTAGCCACCCCCTCCTTCCCTCCCCTGCTCGTGGAGGCAATGTTTGTACTTTGTACTTATGCATGGATACAACGCATATGCTTAGGTTGTTCTGATCCTCTCCTGACTGCTTGCGGGTCACCGCTTCTGCTTGAACTTATATACTTCCAATAGCATCACAGAATCTTGAGTTCTTGatgcaaaaactaatcacactggGTTAAAgaactatgtatctaacttgagtGTTGTCTGGGTATTCTAATTGGCATACAAAGTAAGTTTTGATTTGTGCTATACTTGAAATAAATGGAGATTTAGCGTCACTTCTCTACACCCAAAAGGAAAAGGCGGTGAATGTGATAGAGTTCAGCGCGAGAGCATTGAAGATACTGTCGGGGAAGCTCACCATCGAAGCTTCGTACAGTGTTACTAGCCAAACAGTAAGGCTTCTTTTTCTGGTATTCCCTCCTGGTCTTGCTTAGACACTGCATGTTTTGACAGACTTCCTCACAACCTGTGGCTTCTTGTTTCAGAGAGTGGATATCAAGCTTCAGAGTTCAACTATCACCCCTGAGCAGGTAAAAATATGTACTCTACTATTTATTTCCAGGTCATGGATGATACCATGGAACGCAATCGTAAAGTCTACTGTTTGTCTTCAATCTTAATTGATTGTCACATTTGGCAGCTGATGAATATATTTCAGAAGAACTACGACATGCTCCTGGACATATTCAATCCAGAGGGCTGGCTGGAGATAACGTATcctttaattttatttttcttatcctGGATTACTATTGCTGTATTGCTatttctttgttttcttttatgtATGTCTAGCAAAATAATCTAGTGTCCATTAATTAATAAGATGGCAGCAGAGCTATTCTATACACATGTCTTCCTCAATTCTTTGAACAGATATGTTGATGAATCTTTACGGATTGGAAGAGATGACAAAGAGAACATATTCGTGCTAGAGAGAGCAGACCCATCAGAAGTTTGACAAACTTGGTGATGCAGTTTATGGGCACAGCTGCACAGGCGGTTCATAATTTTGCGACAGGCGGAAAAGATAGCACTCTTGGTTATTGACAGTtcgatgcagacattctactcAAAGTAAAAAACTTTTCTTCCTCAAATGAAGTAGCTATATATACACACAGACacatgccttttttttttttttttctttttgagttTTAAAGAGCATAGAAGAGCAGCATATGCGTTCTCTAAAAAGGATTATGCAATGGGAAATTGATCAAACAGCAAACAGCTGTTGTGTTTGGATATTATAAGTATATGCCATTGCTCAACAATTCGTCCTTGTAAGACAGAGTGTACAGCTCGAAACACAATTGCTCAAGTATTTTCGTTGcgacggctgctgctgctgctgttgtcgtTCCTGTCCTTTGAAGTGGTCTCTAGGCGAACAGATCCCTAGAACTTTATGTTCTGCCTTGCAGTCTCCTACAGAGTATATTATTAGACTATATATGTATGCATGGACTAAAGTTATTATTTTTAGCGACAGTTATTTAGAGACAGAGCCGCCGAGCTGTGGAAACCGCCAAGCGTTGTCCTCAGCGAGCGCGACAGTGACGACCGTGCGCATCTCAGAATGAAGCCAGCAGCCACCTATAGATTGACGCACTGCGAACGCACCGGTCGGCACAGCGagcgtatttttctctcacaacaaatcagccaataatttctgtcatgacttatcagccaaacaaacaagACGATGTCGTCAGGGACGTCATCCATCGATCCTCCGAGGTGTGGTGCAGCCGATCGGTTCTCGCGACATGTCATGCCATGCCTCGTTCGCGACGACACACCGAGGAAACCGGCGCCTGGTGACAAGACAAAAAGGCCCCTCCGATCCTGTCCCAGGGTAGGATGACTGGACTACTTATATAGTACTAGCACACCCGGCcagctgctctgctctgctctgcttgcTTGGCGTCGTTCACGTCTCGTGGACTTGGTGGTCTTGTTCTCCCTTACATTTGGGCGCGCGCCGGAGAGGAATTGAAGTGGCATGGGGGTGGTGCACCGCGCGAAGCCGGCGATGGCCATGGTGGCGGTGGAGTTCGTGTTCTCGGCGCTGCAGATCTTCATCAAGCTGGCGCTGGACGACGGCATGGACGTCCGCGTCCTCGT
Protein-coding sequences here:
- the LOC8073023 gene encoding probable plastid-lipid-associated protein 7, chloroplastic, whose amino-acid sequence is MAATVLFPPAAQCRHRATATTSGRGGGALPSHCALLLLPPRHRRRRRGSVRAVPPEQSSLPAAAAVYGSAGDVKAALYGALEGANRGIFGMTSAKRSEIHALVELLESSNPTPEPTAKLQDKVDGCWKLIYSTISILGKKRTKLGLRDFISLGDFLQIIDVKEEKAVNVIEFSARALKILSGKLTIEASYSVTSQTRVDIKLQSSTITPEQLMNIFQKNYDMLLDIFNPEGWLEITYVDESLRIGRDDKENIFVLERADPSEV
- the LOC8077587 gene encoding exocyst complex component SEC5A; translation: MASDSDVDEDELLQMALQEQAARDLSHQRPPAANKPVVNLVRPPAPNARGGKGAAAKARQPSRGGDEDDDSEVELLSISSGDEDDNPRARGPPPPRGGGGGRAGARRAASRDDGDFDDEEPRSWKRVDEAELARRVREMREAKVAPNIQELDQKAAAAAAAARKALTTVQTLPKGVEVLDPLGLGVMDNKSLRLITDASVSSPVSREKSQGLDPSMRDKVIYSSPNFDPKVFLSWVHKDTSAADLEAGALTLKTDLKGRTQQKKQLVKENFDCFVSCKTTIDDIESKLRQIEEDPEGAGTAHLYSVTQKISGVANRAFEPLFERQAQAEKIRSVQGMLQRFRTLFNLPSAIRGNIRKGEYDLAVREYQKAKSIVLPSHVGILKRVLEEVEKVMQEFRGMLYKSMEDPHLDLAELENIVRLLLELEPETDPVWHYLNIQNSRIHGLFEKCTQDHESRMEVLQNKIHEKVLSDSKWRQLQQDSNKSLEVDSAIGDSPRADQLSTNFMAEEADSLRATYIRRLTSVLIQHVPAFWRLALSVFSGKFAKAASGNVVSDSDMNAKPAANKNDDKSGEVKYTNHTLDEVASMVRATISAFDTKVQSTFRDFEECNILCPYMSDTIKEIAKACQTLEGKDSSPTAVKMLRTLHFEMTKLYILRLCSWMRATTKKISKDETWVTLSTLERNKSPYAISCMPLEFRDITISAMDRIDTMILNLMSETAKSYDISQPLQEINESVRLAFLNSFLDFAGYLERFVGELTENRPNKENNYVQNGYINGTRETPANTDGDLHKKLLVVLSNIGYCKAELSEELYTKYRHIWSPVRNNDERSSDMRDLMTSFSALEEKVLDQYTFAKSNLIRSAAQSYLLDSGIYWGAAPMVKGIRDATLDLLHILVAVHAEVYSGARPLLEKTMKILVEGLVDIFLSVFHENKTKDIRLLDANGFCQLMLELEYFETVLQTYFSPEAQQAMKSLQENLLEKACESVAEAMENPGHQRRPTRGSEDTASDGQPSVSPDDLLVLAQQYSSDLLQGELERTRLNIACFMESTLQSTGAPAGSKPGAYSSYQAQVPQHAPVQTSSPSFRRQQTGTSSPVVSRRRR